The Stigmatella erecta genome window below encodes:
- a CDS encoding DnaJ domain-containing protein, giving the protein MAAPVLLVHDDIATIATVRRLLSREGHEVILATSVADALIAYGHHLPALLILAPGVESGRGHLVLEELAQHPEGHRARVLVLGEPIPGHNTPVSPLPLDAQGFLQLIGELVSPPVEADAWHLQEPRAFEEAYRAEVSEEAEPWQASAPAAWASGPPAATHPPFEGSPGGALPEEDFSGVSLELAAEPPVPAPPADAFAMDPMALGLESAPATLEAPPGGLDSLFSGAEEIVVQDPVASAAPVPAEPSPVLVEGVGAGGLLEEEELRLMEEEVHREAAARRRRKKEKAPAASPPASGKVLRAEVDHLGQLEADAALARKQGRTPAGAAPPAGTASRLWEADFFDVAAPPGEDTASSAGPLSLEPEPRAPSSEDTDLEEALKAGGMAPSAPGNSRTERTAQWAQFAPPPEESSAEDQMAQTAQWARFASNPGSSLRERMEQTAQWARFSPGEDASEASSRPLEWVAPGTAPAEPSVSEELSTQQLEELPEDALPPPVADDLPVASGQETEGLLAELEVALREADQSREQIQASRAELEQESARRQKAEEEAGEERLRAEVLRKELEAAQAKEEEQRLSQELESRDLKAKITSLSRERDHEHQLRIEAERWVMEFRGREAANAKVRAEEEKRRRAMEAEAEAARAKEARFQEQEAELSRLREQTAALQREAAELNLRLTQSEERFQDEGRKRREAEAQAEIASHSRVEAEGRAEAEAHRRAEAEARASEAVQAQTEAESRAAAARTELEARVGKEELARFDAQVRADSEALARTQAEAQAADELQKRAELEARLQKEAKARATTEARVTAAVQARTEAEERAEAEALGRSRAEARAEAEARARLDAETRAEAEAQARTELEARVEAEARARAEAEARAEAEAQARLEAEDRAETEARARAEAEARAEAEARTRAEVEALAEAEGQARVEAQTQEKAEALTRKEAEARAQAEAQARQEAEARARAEAQARQEAESRAAAEAQARQEAEARAQAEAQARQEAEARAEAASQARAGAESEAHERQQAEARALTEGRAQAEAEAQARVEAEARAEQEARARQEADARLEAQAQGHAETEKKLQQAARAFNQAEAKLRAAVQELGTLRTRLEAEEQLRGDAEAQAQQEREERIAREAQLQAELQIRAEVEAQARDAVERLRAEAGTESSRLSGEMAQLTEELRRWKDQAHAAEAAAQRELQAAAGRERQLQETLTQLQEETARVRAEAGWLAQQLEQLREDKARLEAETAERLAAAERTRQETEDAVRREAESIAKARAEAEALASRMQSTALRLEAPGQPERAIPRGGSVTQEGLVHLLLWLCEAGSTVRLELKVQDALRVLWLREGSLVGAVSSGAGESLIDRARRDGLIDARQENELRLVRGTSTGALLDSLRGRGYLRESEAVPLVQRYTEQIFLEAFAEPASSYRLADEPPPSEVALAAATRPPSHLLAEALRNSLSSEALVEEAGGLRALVTRGDARQEPEFFGLSARELRLLSEVNGEQTLEELLLGAGMSQEAALKTFAMARMLGLVALRPSSPSSAVPAPELDIRRLEAKFEEIQDADYFTVLGLARTAGGEDVKRAYDRLSTEFHPLRYAGHPDASLQFRAKQIRDVLAEAVRALGDDKLRADYARHLMD; this is encoded by the coding sequence ATGGCCGCCCCGGTCCTCCTCGTCCACGACGACATCGCCACCATCGCCACCGTCCGCCGGTTGCTCTCGCGCGAGGGGCATGAGGTCATCCTCGCCACCTCCGTCGCGGATGCGCTCATCGCGTACGGCCACCACCTGCCGGCCCTGTTGATCCTGGCGCCCGGGGTGGAGAGCGGCCGCGGGCACCTGGTGTTGGAGGAACTGGCCCAGCACCCCGAGGGGCACCGCGCCCGCGTGCTGGTGCTGGGTGAGCCCATCCCGGGCCACAACACCCCGGTGTCGCCCCTGCCGCTGGATGCGCAGGGCTTCCTGCAGCTCATCGGGGAGCTGGTGAGCCCGCCCGTGGAGGCGGATGCCTGGCACCTCCAGGAGCCGCGGGCCTTCGAGGAGGCCTACCGCGCGGAGGTGTCCGAGGAGGCCGAGCCCTGGCAGGCCTCGGCCCCCGCGGCGTGGGCGTCGGGGCCGCCGGCGGCAACCCACCCGCCCTTCGAGGGCTCCCCGGGGGGCGCCCTGCCGGAGGAGGACTTCTCGGGCGTGAGCCTGGAGCTGGCGGCGGAGCCCCCCGTGCCCGCCCCCCCGGCGGATGCCTTCGCGATGGACCCGATGGCCCTGGGGCTGGAGTCCGCTCCCGCCACGCTCGAGGCGCCTCCCGGCGGGTTGGACTCCCTGTTCTCCGGGGCGGAGGAGATCGTCGTTCAGGATCCGGTGGCCTCGGCGGCCCCCGTCCCGGCGGAGCCCTCTCCCGTGCTGGTGGAGGGCGTGGGCGCGGGCGGGCTCTTGGAAGAGGAAGAGCTGCGGCTCATGGAGGAGGAGGTCCACCGCGAGGCCGCCGCCCGGCGGCGCCGGAAGAAGGAGAAGGCGCCGGCCGCGTCCCCGCCCGCAAGCGGGAAGGTCCTGCGGGCGGAGGTGGATCACCTGGGACAGCTCGAAGCGGATGCGGCCCTGGCGCGCAAGCAGGGGAGAACTCCCGCTGGGGCTGCCCCTCCCGCGGGCACGGCCTCCCGGCTCTGGGAGGCGGACTTTTTCGACGTCGCCGCCCCCCCGGGCGAGGACACCGCTTCGTCCGCCGGGCCGCTCTCGCTCGAGCCCGAGCCGCGGGCCCCTTCCAGCGAAGACACCGACCTGGAAGAGGCCTTGAAGGCCGGAGGCATGGCGCCTTCCGCCCCGGGGAACTCGCGAACGGAGCGGACGGCGCAGTGGGCGCAGTTCGCTCCCCCGCCGGAGGAGTCCTCTGCGGAGGACCAGATGGCGCAGACGGCGCAATGGGCGCGGTTCGCTTCCAACCCCGGCTCCTCGCTCCGGGAGCGGATGGAGCAGACGGCGCAGTGGGCGCGGTTCTCGCCCGGCGAGGACGCCTCCGAGGCCTCGTCGCGGCCTCTGGAGTGGGTGGCGCCGGGCACGGCCCCGGCGGAGCCGTCGGTGTCGGAAGAGCTCTCCACCCAGCAGCTGGAGGAGCTGCCCGAGGACGCGCTGCCGCCCCCGGTCGCCGATGATTTGCCGGTGGCCTCGGGCCAGGAGACCGAGGGGCTCCTGGCGGAGCTGGAGGTCGCGCTGCGCGAGGCGGATCAGTCGCGCGAGCAGATCCAGGCCTCCCGGGCCGAGCTGGAGCAGGAGTCCGCCCGGCGCCAGAAGGCCGAGGAGGAGGCGGGCGAAGAGCGGCTGCGCGCCGAGGTGCTGCGCAAGGAGCTCGAGGCGGCGCAAGCGAAGGAGGAGGAGCAGCGGCTCTCGCAGGAGCTGGAGTCGCGGGACCTGAAGGCGAAAATCACGTCGCTGAGCCGCGAGCGGGACCACGAGCACCAGCTCCGGATCGAGGCCGAGCGCTGGGTGATGGAGTTCCGGGGCCGCGAGGCCGCGAACGCGAAGGTGCGCGCCGAGGAGGAGAAGCGCCGCCGGGCGATGGAGGCCGAGGCCGAAGCGGCCCGGGCCAAGGAGGCCCGCTTCCAGGAGCAGGAGGCGGAGCTGTCGCGGCTGCGTGAGCAGACCGCGGCGCTGCAGCGGGAGGCGGCGGAGCTGAACCTCCGGCTGACGCAGTCCGAGGAGCGCTTCCAGGACGAGGGACGCAAGCGCCGGGAGGCGGAGGCCCAGGCGGAGATCGCCTCGCACTCGCGGGTGGAGGCGGAGGGGCGGGCGGAGGCCGAAGCGCACCGGCGGGCGGAGGCCGAAGCGCGGGCGAGCGAGGCGGTCCAGGCCCAGACGGAAGCGGAGTCCCGTGCCGCCGCGGCCCGGACCGAACTCGAGGCGCGGGTCGGCAAGGAGGAACTGGCCCGGTTCGATGCCCAGGTCCGGGCCGATTCCGAGGCCCTGGCGCGGACCCAGGCGGAAGCCCAGGCGGCCGACGAACTCCAGAAGCGGGCCGAGCTGGAGGCCCGGCTTCAGAAGGAGGCGAAGGCCCGGGCAACGACCGAGGCGCGGGTCACCGCGGCGGTTCAGGCCCGCACGGAGGCCGAGGAGCGGGCCGAAGCGGAAGCGTTGGGGCGGAGCCGGGCGGAAGCGCGGGCGGAGGCGGAGGCGCGCGCCCGGCTCGACGCGGAGACGCGGGCGGAGGCGGAAGCCCAGGCCCGGACGGAGCTGGAGGCCCGGGTCGAGGCGGAGGCAAGGGCGCGGGCGGAGGCGGAGGCGCGGGCGGAGGCGGAGGCGCAAGCCCGCCTCGAGGCGGAAGATCGGGCGGAGACCGAAGCGCGGGCGCGGGCCGAGGCCGAGGCGCGGGCGGAGGCGGAAGCCCGGACGCGAGCGGAGGTGGAGGCGCTCGCGGAAGCGGAAGGACAGGCCCGGGTCGAAGCACAGACCCAGGAGAAGGCGGAGGCGCTGACCCGGAAAGAGGCGGAGGCGCGCGCCCAGGCGGAAGCCCAGGCCCGGCAGGAGGCGGAGGCACGCGCCCGGGCCGAAGCCCAGGCCCGGCAGGAGGCCGAGTCGCGCGCGGCCGCCGAAGCGCAGGCCCGGCAGGAAGCCGAGGCGCGCGCCCAGGCGGAAGCGCAGGCCCGGCAGGAGGCGGAGGCGCGGGCGGAGGCGGCGAGCCAGGCGCGGGCAGGCGCGGAGAGCGAAGCCCATGAGCGGCAGCAGGCCGAGGCGCGCGCCCTCACCGAAGGACGGGCCCAGGCGGAAGCCGAAGCGCAAGCGCGCGTGGAGGCCGAAGCGCGTGCGGAACAGGAGGCCCGCGCTCGGCAGGAGGCGGACGCCCGCCTGGAAGCGCAGGCACAAGGCCACGCCGAGACGGAGAAGAAGCTCCAGCAGGCGGCTCGCGCCTTCAACCAGGCGGAAGCCAAGCTGCGGGCCGCGGTCCAGGAGCTGGGCACGCTCCGCACCCGCCTGGAGGCCGAGGAGCAGCTGCGCGGTGACGCGGAGGCGCAGGCCCAGCAGGAGCGGGAGGAGCGCATCGCCCGCGAGGCTCAGCTCCAGGCGGAGCTCCAGATTCGCGCCGAGGTGGAGGCCCAGGCCCGGGACGCCGTGGAGCGCCTGCGCGCGGAGGCGGGAACCGAGTCGTCCCGCCTCTCCGGCGAGATGGCCCAGCTGACCGAGGAGCTGCGGCGCTGGAAGGACCAGGCCCACGCGGCGGAGGCGGCGGCGCAGCGCGAGCTGCAAGCAGCGGCCGGGAGGGAGCGGCAGCTGCAAGAGACCCTCACCCAGCTCCAGGAGGAAACCGCGCGGGTGCGGGCGGAGGCCGGGTGGCTGGCCCAGCAGCTGGAGCAGCTCCGCGAGGACAAGGCGCGGCTGGAGGCGGAGACCGCCGAGCGTCTGGCCGCCGCCGAGCGGACCCGCCAGGAGACGGAGGACGCCGTGCGCCGGGAGGCGGAGTCCATCGCGAAGGCCCGGGCCGAGGCCGAGGCGCTGGCCAGCCGGATGCAATCCACGGCGCTCCGGCTCGAGGCGCCCGGACAGCCCGAGCGGGCCATTCCCCGCGGCGGCAGCGTGACGCAGGAGGGCCTCGTCCACCTGCTCCTGTGGCTCTGCGAGGCGGGGTCCACGGTGCGCCTGGAGCTGAAGGTCCAGGACGCGCTGCGCGTGCTCTGGCTGCGCGAGGGGAGCCTCGTGGGCGCGGTCTCCTCCGGGGCGGGGGAGTCGCTCATCGACCGGGCCCGCCGGGACGGGCTCATCGACGCGCGCCAGGAGAACGAGCTGCGGCTGGTGCGGGGGACCTCCACGGGGGCGCTGCTCGACAGCCTGCGCGGCCGGGGCTACCTCCGGGAGTCCGAGGCCGTGCCGCTGGTGCAGCGCTACACGGAGCAGATCTTCCTGGAGGCCTTCGCTGAGCCCGCGTCGAGCTACCGGCTCGCCGATGAGCCGCCGCCGTCCGAGGTGGCGCTCGCCGCCGCCACGCGGCCCCCGTCGCACCTGCTGGCGGAGGCCCTGCGCAACTCCCTCTCCTCGGAGGCCCTGGTGGAGGAGGCCGGAGGGCTGCGGGCCCTCGTCACCCGGGGCGACGCGCGCCAGGAGCCCGAGTTCTTCGGGCTCTCCGCCCGGGAGCTGCGGCTGCTCTCGGAGGTCAACGGCGAGCAGACCCTGGAGGAGTTGCTCCTGGGCGCGGGGATGTCGCAGGAGGCGGCCCTGAAGACCTTCGCCATGGCCCGGATGCTGGGGCTCGTGGCGCTGCGGCCCTCGAGCCCCTCCTCGGCGGTGCCCGCCCCGGAGCTGGACATCCGCCGGCTGGAGGCCAAGTTCGAGGAGATTCAAGACGCGGACTACTTCACGGTGCTGGGGCTGGCGCGCACCGCGGGCGGCGAGGACGTGAAGCGCGCCTATGACCGGCTGTCCACGGAGTTCCACCCGCTGCGGTACGCCGGGCACCCGGACGCCTCGCTCCAGTTCCGGGCCAAGCAGATCCGCGATGTGCTGGCCGAGGCGGTGCGCGCGCTCGGCGATGACAAGCTCCGGGCGGACTATGCCCGCCACCTGATGGACTGA
- a CDS encoding inorganic diphosphatase yields MPFAPEPFSLRNLPSEPEVLIESPRWSVVKRRVDGSVDFISPLPCPYNYGCIPSLLSDDGDPLDAVVLGPRLARGQRLVVRRVGVVDFLDAGRGDPKVICSAGPFGRRDRAGVELFFHTYARFKRALYRARGQLPDTRFRGWLLEPAREA; encoded by the coding sequence ATGCCCTTCGCGCCCGAACCGTTCTCGCTGCGGAACCTGCCGAGTGAGCCCGAGGTCCTCATCGAGTCGCCGCGCTGGTCGGTCGTGAAGCGGCGGGTGGACGGGAGCGTCGATTTCATCTCCCCCCTGCCGTGCCCCTACAACTACGGCTGCATCCCCAGCCTGCTCTCGGACGATGGCGACCCGCTGGATGCCGTCGTCCTGGGGCCTCGCTTGGCGCGGGGCCAGCGGCTGGTGGTCCGCCGGGTGGGCGTGGTGGACTTCCTCGACGCGGGCCGGGGGGACCCCAAGGTCATCTGCTCCGCGGGCCCGTTCGGGCGGAGGGATCGGGCCGGGGTGGAGCTGTTCTTCCACACCTATGCCCGCTTCAAGCGGGCGCTCTACCGGGCGCGGGGTCAGCTACCGGATACTCGCTTCCGGGGGTGGCTCCTGGAACCGGCCAGGGAGGCGTAG
- the def gene encoding peptide deformylase codes for MVREILIWPHPVLKQKAQPVAQVDDAVRALVKDMFETMYAADGVGLAAPQVGILQRIIVLDTTPRQPDSKPLAMINPEIIGMEGSTTYTEGCLSIPGEAEDVDRAATVTVKFLDVDGQERTLACDDLLAIAVQHETDHLDGTVFVDHVSSLKREIIRKRMKRLKSERETRPQA; via the coding sequence ATGGTTCGCGAGATTCTGATCTGGCCGCACCCCGTTCTGAAGCAGAAGGCCCAGCCGGTCGCCCAGGTGGACGACGCCGTCCGGGCCCTGGTGAAGGACATGTTCGAGACGATGTACGCCGCCGATGGCGTGGGCCTCGCGGCGCCGCAGGTGGGCATCCTCCAGCGCATCATCGTTCTTGACACCACGCCCCGGCAGCCGGACTCCAAGCCGCTGGCGATGATCAACCCGGAGATCATCGGCATGGAGGGCTCCACCACGTACACGGAGGGCTGCCTGTCCATCCCCGGCGAGGCCGAGGACGTGGACCGCGCCGCCACCGTCACCGTGAAGTTCCTGGACGTGGACGGCCAGGAGCGGACCCTCGCCTGCGATGATCTGCTGGCCATCGCGGTGCAGCACGAGACGGACCACCTGGATGGCACCGTCTTCGTGGACCACGTCTCCTCGCTCAAGCGGGAGATCATCCGCAAGCGGATGAAGCGCCTCAAGTCCGAGCGCGAGACGCGCCCGCAGGCTTAG
- the nth gene encoding endonuclease III: MQGRVGRESTEARRQRAAKVLDLLEQQMPEARIELDYRTPLELLVAVILSAQCTDKRVNLVTPALFQRFPGAQAYAEARPEDVEPYIQTCGLYRAKAKNIVLAAQALVREHGAEVPRSRQALEQLPGVGHKTAGVVCIHLGGDTAFPVDTHVKRLANRLGFTRHAHPDKVELDLQALLPSERWMMGHQLLVWHGRRTCFARAPACERCTVAGLCPKLGVAKAKPAGASRART, from the coding sequence ATACAAGGCCGTGTGGGACGCGAATCGACAGAGGCGAGGCGGCAGCGCGCGGCAAAGGTCCTGGACTTGCTGGAACAGCAGATGCCCGAGGCGCGCATCGAGCTGGACTACCGCACCCCGCTGGAGTTGCTGGTGGCCGTCATCCTGTCCGCTCAGTGCACGGACAAGCGGGTGAACCTCGTCACCCCGGCCCTCTTCCAGCGCTTCCCCGGCGCGCAAGCCTATGCCGAGGCGCGGCCCGAGGACGTCGAGCCCTACATCCAGACGTGTGGCCTGTACCGCGCCAAGGCGAAGAACATCGTCCTGGCGGCCCAGGCGCTGGTGCGCGAGCACGGCGCGGAGGTGCCGCGCTCCCGGCAGGCGCTGGAGCAGCTGCCCGGCGTGGGCCACAAGACGGCGGGGGTGGTGTGCATCCACCTGGGCGGGGACACGGCCTTTCCGGTGGACACCCACGTGAAGCGGCTGGCGAACCGGCTGGGCTTCACCCGGCACGCGCACCCGGACAAGGTGGAGCTGGACCTGCAGGCCCTGCTCCCCTCCGAGCGGTGGATGATGGGCCATCAGCTCCTCGTGTGGCACGGCCGGCGCACGTGCTTCGCGCGCGCGCCAGCGTGCGAGCGCTGCACCGTGGCCGGGCTGTGCCCGAAGCTCGGGGTGGCGAAGGCTAAGCCTGCGGGCGCGTCTCGCGCTCGGACTTGA
- the ltaE gene encoding low-specificity L-threonine aldolase: MKPIDFRSDTVTRPTAGMRRAMIDADVGDDVYGEDPTVNRLEEQVAGRLGLEAAMFVPSGTQSNQIAMGLHCRPGDEVITEAGSHILQYEGGAVSALWGIQPQPLPSEDGLLSPEQVTAAVRPEGIHAPRSRLLSLENTHNRAGGTVWPLERFQAVVEAGRRAGLAVHLDGARLFNAEVAAGTPASAWAKLTDTTSVCFSKGLGAPVGSALVGSAALIKEARRLRKRLGGGMRQAGILAAAALYALEHQVARLAEDHAHTRRLASRLAEMPGAKVNLVRVETNILLVEFARPSGEMVSRLAAQGLLVNATGPHTVRLVCHLDVSSTDIDEALSRFRRALES; this comes from the coding sequence ATGAAACCGATCGACTTTCGCTCCGACACCGTGACCCGGCCGACGGCGGGCATGCGCCGCGCCATGATCGACGCCGACGTGGGGGATGACGTCTACGGCGAGGACCCCACCGTGAACCGGCTCGAGGAGCAGGTGGCGGGGCGGCTGGGGTTGGAGGCGGCCATGTTTGTCCCCTCGGGCACCCAGTCCAACCAGATCGCCATGGGGCTGCACTGCCGGCCGGGCGACGAGGTCATCACCGAGGCGGGCAGCCACATCCTCCAGTACGAGGGCGGCGCGGTGTCCGCGCTGTGGGGCATTCAGCCCCAGCCGCTGCCCAGCGAGGATGGCCTGCTGTCCCCGGAGCAGGTGACGGCGGCGGTTCGCCCGGAGGGCATCCACGCGCCCCGCTCACGGCTGCTCTCGCTGGAGAACACCCACAACCGGGCCGGCGGGACGGTGTGGCCGCTGGAGCGCTTCCAGGCGGTGGTGGAAGCGGGCCGCCGCGCGGGCCTGGCCGTGCACCTGGACGGGGCGCGCCTGTTCAACGCGGAGGTGGCTGCGGGCACCCCGGCGTCCGCCTGGGCGAAGCTGACGGACACCACCTCCGTGTGCTTCTCCAAGGGGCTGGGCGCCCCGGTGGGCTCGGCGCTGGTGGGCTCCGCGGCGCTCATCAAGGAAGCCCGGCGGCTGCGCAAGCGGCTGGGCGGGGGCATGCGGCAGGCAGGCATCCTGGCCGCCGCGGCCCTGTACGCGCTGGAGCACCAGGTGGCGCGGCTCGCGGAGGACCACGCCCACACGCGCCGTCTGGCGTCGCGGCTGGCGGAGATGCCGGGCGCGAAGGTGAACCTGGTCCGGGTGGAGACCAACATCCTGCTGGTGGAGTTCGCCCGGCCCTCCGGGGAGATGGTGTCCCGGCTGGCGGCGCAGGGACTTCTCGTCAACGCCACGGGGCCTCACACCGTGCGGCTGGTGTGCCACCTGGATGTGTCGTCCACCGACATCGACGAGGCGCTCTCCCGCTTCCGCCGGGCCCTGGAATCGTGA
- a CDS encoding M23 family metallopeptidase — MSRLATAAALACLALSACATPRADKVSFEEAFGSASPPAPEEDFPLPAPVRKPKRVLAAPGAELPSARKSQELEAALAFFVNQSRAYRTQVERGSPMTASQVNNWEQITAALDAFLERPTARTSSLDIVRARVTLEAELEEDARAYGDIPPELAEAVMGRVSLLAVRMTEVRGLLVKSTRQAPRLSWPISPVSVTSHFGERVHPIKGEVRDHLGVDLAARRGQGVAAAAPGVVLRAGWNGAHGYQVEVQHAERVVTRYSHLSRVLVEPGEILERGDVLGLAGDTGLATGVHLHFELWEDGQPMDPLDGLGSSDEAVAGGIPISQR, encoded by the coding sequence TTGTCCCGCCTCGCCACCGCCGCTGCCCTTGCGTGTCTTGCCCTGTCCGCCTGCGCCACGCCGCGCGCGGACAAGGTCAGCTTTGAAGAGGCCTTTGGCTCCGCCTCGCCGCCCGCGCCGGAGGAAGACTTCCCGCTGCCCGCGCCCGTGCGGAAGCCCAAGCGGGTGCTCGCGGCACCCGGCGCGGAGCTGCCCTCCGCGCGCAAGTCCCAGGAGCTGGAGGCCGCGCTGGCCTTCTTCGTCAACCAGTCCCGGGCGTACCGCACCCAGGTGGAGCGCGGCAGTCCGATGACGGCCTCCCAGGTGAACAACTGGGAGCAGATCACCGCCGCGCTCGATGCGTTCCTCGAGCGGCCCACGGCCAGGACGTCCTCGCTGGACATCGTCCGGGCCCGGGTGACGCTGGAGGCGGAGCTGGAAGAGGATGCGCGCGCCTACGGGGACATTCCGCCGGAGCTCGCCGAGGCGGTGATGGGCCGGGTGTCGCTGCTCGCCGTGCGCATGACGGAGGTGCGGGGGCTGCTGGTGAAGTCCACGCGCCAGGCCCCGCGCCTCTCCTGGCCCATTTCCCCCGTCTCCGTGACGAGCCACTTCGGCGAGCGCGTCCACCCCATCAAGGGCGAGGTGAGGGACCACCTGGGCGTGGACCTCGCGGCCCGGCGGGGACAGGGCGTCGCCGCCGCGGCGCCGGGCGTGGTGCTGCGGGCCGGCTGGAACGGGGCCCATGGCTACCAGGTGGAGGTGCAGCACGCGGAGCGCGTCGTCACCCGCTACAGCCACCTGTCGCGCGTGCTGGTGGAGCCCGGCGAAATCCTGGAGCGGGGCGATGTGCTGGGGCTCGCGGGGGACACGGGGCTCGCCACCGGCGTGCACCTGCACTTCGAGCTGTGGGAGGACGGCCAGCCGATGGACCCGCTCGATGGGCTCGGCTCCTCCGACGAGGCCGTGGCCGGGGGCATCCCCATCTCCCAGCGCTAG
- a CDS encoding HU family DNA-binding protein, whose amino-acid sequence MTKAELVEVVAAQSRLTKKSAAEILDIVFSNIGKAVKRDARFSYPGFGTWSVRSRKARKIRNPQTNEMMKLKASKTIGFRPAKELKNSL is encoded by the coding sequence ATGACCAAGGCAGAGCTCGTGGAGGTGGTGGCAGCGCAGTCGCGGCTGACGAAGAAGTCGGCGGCGGAGATCCTCGACATCGTCTTCAGCAACATCGGCAAGGCGGTGAAGCGGGACGCGCGCTTCAGCTACCCCGGCTTCGGGACCTGGTCGGTGCGTTCGCGCAAGGCGCGGAAGATCCGCAACCCGCAGACCAACGAGATGATGAAGCTGAAGGCCTCGAAGACCATCGGCTTCCGCCCCGCCAAGGAGCTGAAGAACTCCCTGTAG
- a CDS encoding DUF1565 domain-containing protein — MSPRLPFLALLCLAACRAPTPAAPPQALPAPVSGVWVNAAQKGAGDGSRAKPFRTLAEALAVRPLPTVYVASGLYAEPVLLPPGGHLVGEGPGTVLRGAGGSPVVRAPGGGTVARMTLQGGAWGVESLGGLRLEEVAFQGQQAGAVWLRAGSLGVQGARFEAGGAEAVGLAVEGASRAEVRGSAFTGAWQRGVHIREGGTVVLEDVRFAGAKVALDQEGGQGRLHRVTVEGGEGPGLLVRGGAAVITETKVTGHEYGLATHGAALEVRGFTSVRAKRAGLGLTRSTGSLEDIQVRESGSFGGVQLVDSDLSLRGFQVENVDAYGVVAVRGALRASKGRITRVRSSDGFSGDGLHLRGVKAEVEGLEVRDAKGVGVLAAQAAAAGVRDARFQGCKQAGLLVESLGVLRAMDIEIRDTEGPALAVLRDGQLQVEGLTASGLAEGLVWAECGGASRVRLQGVRSEDRRGAEAPCVEREAPDGGPPGAPR, encoded by the coding sequence ATGAGCCCGCGCCTCCCCTTCCTTGCGCTGCTGTGCCTGGCGGCCTGCCGGGCCCCCACCCCCGCCGCGCCCCCGCAGGCCCTCCCGGCCCCGGTGTCCGGGGTGTGGGTGAATGCCGCACAGAAGGGGGCTGGCGATGGTTCCCGGGCGAAGCCCTTCCGGACGCTCGCCGAGGCGCTGGCCGTGCGGCCCTTGCCTACCGTGTACGTTGCGTCCGGCCTGTACGCGGAGCCGGTCCTGCTGCCCCCGGGGGGACACCTCGTGGGGGAGGGGCCGGGCACGGTGCTGCGGGGGGCGGGGGGCTCGCCGGTGGTGCGTGCCCCGGGCGGAGGGACGGTGGCGCGGATGACGCTCCAGGGGGGCGCCTGGGGCGTGGAGTCCCTGGGGGGGCTTCGGCTGGAGGAGGTGGCTTTCCAGGGGCAGCAGGCGGGCGCGGTCTGGCTGCGGGCCGGCTCACTCGGGGTGCAGGGGGCACGGTTCGAGGCGGGCGGCGCGGAGGCGGTGGGCCTCGCCGTGGAGGGCGCCTCCCGCGCGGAGGTGCGGGGCAGCGCCTTCACCGGGGCCTGGCAGCGGGGCGTGCACATCCGGGAGGGCGGGACGGTGGTGCTGGAGGACGTCCGCTTCGCCGGCGCGAAGGTGGCGCTCGACCAGGAGGGCGGCCAGGGCCGGCTTCACCGGGTGACGGTGGAGGGCGGCGAGGGGCCCGGCCTGCTGGTGCGGGGCGGCGCCGCCGTCATCACCGAGACGAAGGTGACGGGCCACGAGTATGGCCTCGCCACCCATGGCGCCGCGCTCGAGGTCCGTGGCTTCACCTCGGTGCGCGCGAAGCGGGCGGGGCTGGGGCTGACGCGGAGCACGGGGAGCCTGGAGGACATCCAGGTGCGCGAGAGCGGGAGCTTCGGCGGGGTGCAGCTCGTGGACTCGGATCTGTCGCTCCGGGGCTTCCAGGTGGAGAACGTGGACGCCTATGGCGTGGTGGCCGTCCGGGGGGCCCTGCGGGCCTCGAAGGGCCGCATCACCCGGGTGCGCTCGTCCGATGGGTTCTCGGGAGACGGGCTGCACCTGCGCGGGGTGAAGGCCGAGGTGGAGGGGCTGGAGGTCCGTGACGCGAAGGGCGTGGGCGTGCTGGCGGCGCAAGCCGCGGCGGCCGGGGTGCGCGATGCGCGCTTCCAGGGGTGCAAGCAGGCGGGCCTGCTGGTGGAGAGCCTGGGCGTTCTTCGGGCCATGGACATCGAGATCCGCGACACGGAGGGCCCCGCGCTGGCGGTGCTGCGCGATGGGCAGCTCCAGGTGGAGGGGCTCACCGCGAGCGGGCTGGCCGAGGGGCTCGTGTGGGCCGAATGCGGTGGCGCGTCCCGGGTGCGGCTCCAGGGCGTGCGGTCCGAGGATCGCCGCGGCGCCGAGGCCCCGTGCGTCGAGCGCGAGGCCCCGGACGGAGGGCCCCCGGGCGCTCCCCGCTGA